In Trichoderma atroviride chromosome 2, complete sequence, one DNA window encodes the following:
- a CDS encoding uncharacterized protein (EggNog:ENOG41), giving the protein MSSPPSTASDAMLNSTSSTSGSEKYEDALDDGMTSTPKTETSSSSRPESRVRNDDARSSQESVSPVKSRHSRIMSGTELSPLRIVESQRSSLDGALLKASGGVRSPRKVSPDRRFPVKINIGGNTISRVANEQSPSIDEVVSDSDGFKRPVSLFDDRRRRGIQEEDEEAANHSQAGDSTIGMEDVETHHRGDATAGDEDFTMDVSTFSSFSAVPNMAMLAKLGRTPTGKRGAHAMDDDNLNERPSRSHRSSISSRRDILSPSRTTPNLPLTATPSGKLSSLIDLDTPRNVPSITARELESLKSNFLSEISSLKASLSGKEAEVQSLKTAVVDAEKRVGQTMEKMREERSLKEEMENVLRIVREEIIETQREKDELEQQLDESEKRREMSEMMHQEAESKLAGMRAGRDMEKNASPEKPSSNTREVEMAVERVARELHTLYKSKHETKVAALKKSYENRWEKKVRELEVKIQGLTEENEKLKSGGDVTMTKFDAVEMEELKQQSVRDHATMREIEADVQRLEAIVSTMRADNDELRINLQQERVEKGELVQLAEELMAMQTQQAPAPAPAPPRQPSPPQPAPQREMRSPPPREMRSPPPREIRSPPPQVRQPTIGRADSVKGPKANPANRLSGLRAPGTMLRQPHERGKGSVGGLPRPNGARNSGILSNIEKMGYRGQ; this is encoded by the coding sequence atgtcgtcgccgccatcgacggCCTCCGACGCAATGCTGAATTCGACCTCATCCACCTCTGGAAGCGAGAAATACGAAGACGCCTTGGACGATGGCATGACCAGCACGCCCAAGACGGAGacgtccagcagcagcaggcccgAGTCGCGGGTCAGAAACGACGATGCACGATCCAGCCAGGAAAGCGTGTCGCCAGTCAAATCCCGCCACAGCCGTATTATGTCAGGCACAGAGCTGTCGCCGCTCAGGATTGTGGAGAGCCAGCGCAGCTCATTGGACGGTGCGCTGCTCAAGGCAAGTGGAGGTGTGCGCAGCCCTCGCAAAGTGTCGCCCGATCGCCGGTTTCCTGTTAAGATCAACATCGGCGGCAACACCATATCGCGGGTCGCCAACGAGCAGTCGCCCAGCATCGACGAGGTGGTTTCCGACAGCGACGGCTTCAAGCGACCAGTGTCTCTTTTCGACGACCGGCGGCGCAGAGGCATCcaggaggaagacgaggaggcggCGAACCACAGCCAGGCGGGCGACTCTACGATTGGCATGGAGGACGTCGAGACGCACCACCGCGGCGACGCGACCGCCGGCGACGAGGATTTCACCATGGACGTCAGCACCTTTAGCAGCTTCTCGGCGGTGCCCAacatggcgatgctggccaagcttGGCCGGACGCCGACGGGCAAGAGAGGCGCCCATGCGATGGACGATGACAACTTGAACGAGCGCCCAAGCCGCTCGCATAGGTCTTCGATTTCCTCTAGACGCGACATCTTGTCGCCTTCGCGGACCACGCCCAATCTGCCGTTGACGGCGACACCCAGCGGCAAGCTCTCCAGTCTCATTGACCTTGACACGCCTAGAAACGTGCCTTCCATCACGGCTCGAGAGCTGGAATCTCTCAAGTCCAACTTTTTATCTGAAATATCCTCGCTCAAGGCTTCGCTAAGTGGCAAAGAGGCTGAGGTGCAGTCTCTCAAGACAGCCGTCGTGGATGCCGAGAAGAGGGTCGGCCaaacgatggagaagatgcgtGAGGAGCGTTCCCTgaaggaggagatggagaatgtTCTCCGGATTGTGAGAGAGGAGATTATCGAGACtcagagagaaaaggacgaattggagcagcagctggacgaaagtgagaagagaagagagatgtCGGAAATGATGCACCAGGAGGCCGAAAGCAAGCTGGCCGGCATGCGTGCTGGCAgagacatggagaagaaTGCATCGCCCGAAAAGCCTTCCAGCAACACGCGTGAGGTGGAGATGGCCGTTGAGCGGGTGGCACGCGAGCTGCACACCCTGTACAAGAGCAAGCACGAAACCAAGGTTGCTGCGCTGAAGAAGTCATACGAAAACcgatgggagaagaaggtaCGAGAGCTCGAGGTCAAGATCCAAGGGCTGACtgaggagaatgaaaagCTCAAGTCTGGTGGCGACGTGACCATGACCAAGTTTGACGCTGTTGAGATGGAGGAGTTGAAGCAACAATCCGTGCGAGACCACGCGACCATGAGGGAGATTGAAGCAGACGTTCAGCGGCTGGAGGCTATTGTCTCGACAATGCGAGCAGACAATGACGAGCTGCGCATCAACTTGCAGCAGGAGAGAGTCGAGAAGGGAGAGCTGGTTCAGCTGGCGGAGGAGCTCATGGCCATGCAGACGCAGCAGGCgccggcaccagcaccagcaccgccgCGTCAACCCTCTCCGCCGCAGCCTGCACCCCAGCGAGAGATGCGGTCGCCGCCGCCCCGAGAGATGCGATCACCGCCACCGCGAGAAATACGATCGCCACCGCCGCAGGTGCGCCAGCCAACCATTGGACGGGCAGACTCGGTCAAGGGACCGAAAGCCAATCCCGCGAACCGCCTCTCCGGACTCCGTGCCCCGGGGACGATGCTTCGACAGCCGCATGAGCGGGGAAAGGGCAGCGTGGGAGGGCTGCCTAGGCCGAATGGCGCGAGGAACAGTGGCATCTTGAGCAATATTGAGAAGATGGGTTACAGGGGACAGTAA
- a CDS encoding uncharacterized protein (TransMembrane:1 (o26-48i)), protein MPDRLNRPPLANPMRSPKVRGDRGGLYWACRVVAPLLFSAGFGGNAAYPELSRHFWRSRTSDGASEWMEMRKRIGLCHRENGRAWAAILDEPRFVYCACLGSLRNVDRKAGWLKAQAR, encoded by the coding sequence ATGCCAGATCGCCTTAATCGACCACCTCTTGCAAATCCCATGCGGTCGCCAAAAGTCCGTGGAGACAGAGGCGGTTTGTACTGGGCATGTCGTGTCGTAGCTCCGCTTCTATTTTCGGCGGGTTTCGGCGGAAACGCTGCCTACCCTGAATTATCGCGGCACTTTTGGCGAAGCCGGACGAGCGATGGAGCATCAGagtggatggagatgaggaagagaattGGCCTTTGCCATCGCGAGAATGGGCGAGCATGGGCAGCTATTCTCGACGAGCCCAGATTTGTGTACTGCGCCTGCCTTGGATCGCTGCGAAACGTCGATCGGAAGGCGGGGTGGCTCAAGGCCCAGGCAAGATAG